Proteins from a single region of Luteitalea sp.:
- a CDS encoding amidohydrolase family protein — protein sequence MSHTRLLGLVAALLASGCSAASSSAEADLVLRNGRIETMDPARPEVQAVATAADKIVAVGTNEEVARFVGPDTEVVDLGGRLAIPGFIESHGHFMGLGQARMTLDLTKARTWSDIVTMVAAAAREASPGEWITGRGWHQERWRDVPEPNVDGVPLHGELSRVSPNNPVLLGHASGHAAFANAMALRLAGITARTKNPPGGEIVRDRDGQPTGLLRETAQRPVRATMAKVQAARDRSVIDAEQRRQVALAGEEALAKGVTSFHDAGASFDTIDFFKKLADEGKLPVRLYVMVRHETNDSMAEKLPRYRVIGYGNQMLTVRAIKRQIDGALGPHGAWLLEPYLDMPDSTGLTLEDPADIRRTASLAVQHGYQLNTHAIGDRANREVLNIYEEAFQANPEKKDLRWRIEHAQHLDPADIPRFAQLDVIAAMQGIHATSDGPWVLERLGPERARSGAYQWRALLDSGVVIANGTDVPVEDIDPIASVYASVTRELEDGTAFYPGQRMTREEALRSYTLHAAHAAYEEDIKGSITTGKLADIVVLSKDIMRVPADEIRSAQVDLTILGGRVRWRRE from the coding sequence ATGTCCCACACACGGCTCCTAGGGCTCGTTGCGGCGTTGCTTGCGTCAGGATGCAGCGCCGCCTCGTCGAGCGCCGAAGCAGACCTGGTCCTCCGCAACGGCCGGATTGAAACGATGGACCCGGCAAGGCCAGAGGTGCAGGCGGTTGCGACGGCGGCAGACAAGATCGTCGCGGTCGGAACGAACGAGGAGGTCGCACGCTTTGTGGGCCCCGACACCGAGGTCGTCGACCTCGGGGGCCGATTGGCGATCCCGGGCTTCATCGAGAGCCATGGGCATTTCATGGGTCTCGGTCAGGCAAGAATGACCCTCGATCTCACGAAGGCGCGCACATGGAGCGACATCGTCACAATGGTGGCAGCAGCGGCGAGAGAGGCTTCGCCGGGTGAATGGATCACCGGGCGCGGCTGGCATCAGGAACGCTGGCGCGATGTTCCCGAGCCGAACGTCGATGGCGTGCCGCTGCACGGTGAGCTGTCGCGCGTGAGTCCCAACAACCCGGTCTTGTTGGGGCACGCCAGCGGGCACGCCGCGTTCGCCAATGCGATGGCGCTCCGGCTGGCGGGCATTACCGCGCGCACGAAGAATCCGCCAGGTGGAGAGATCGTGCGAGACCGTGATGGTCAGCCAACCGGACTCCTGCGCGAGACGGCGCAGCGCCCTGTGCGCGCGACCATGGCGAAGGTACAGGCGGCCCGCGATCGTTCCGTCATCGACGCGGAGCAGCGACGTCAGGTCGCGCTTGCCGGGGAGGAAGCGCTCGCCAAGGGCGTGACGTCGTTCCATGACGCAGGGGCCTCGTTCGACACCATCGACTTCTTCAAGAAGCTTGCAGACGAGGGCAAGCTGCCGGTCCGGCTCTACGTCATGGTCCGCCATGAGACCAACGACAGCATGGCGGAGAAGCTGCCGCGTTATCGCGTGATTGGCTACGGCAATCAGATGCTCACGGTCAGAGCCATCAAGCGGCAGATCGACGGCGCGTTGGGGCCGCACGGCGCATGGCTCCTCGAGCCGTACCTCGATATGCCAGACAGCACCGGGCTGACACTCGAGGATCCTGCCGACATTCGGCGCACGGCATCTCTCGCGGTCCAGCACGGATATCAGCTCAACACGCATGCGATTGGCGACAGAGCCAACCGCGAGGTCCTCAACATCTACGAAGAGGCGTTCCAGGCAAATCCAGAGAAGAAGGACTTGCGCTGGCGTATCGAGCACGCGCAGCACCTGGATCCTGCCGACATCCCGCGCTTCGCGCAGTTGGACGTCATCGCCGCCATGCAAGGTATCCATGCGACCTCCGACGGGCCCTGGGTGCTCGAACGTCTGGGACCGGAGCGCGCTCGATCAGGCGCCTATCAGTGGCGTGCGCTCCTCGATTCCGGCGTGGTCATTGCCAACGGCACGGACGTGCCCGTTGAGGACATCGATCCGATTGCCAGCGTCTACGCGTCGGTGACCCGTGAGTTGGAGGACGGCACGGCGTTCTATCCGGGACAGCGCATGACGCGCGAGGAGGCGCTTCGCTCCTACACGCTGCACGCCGCCCACGCCGCGTACGAGGAGGACATCAAGGGCTCGATCACCACCGGAAAGCTCGCCGACATCGTCGTGCTCTCCAAGGACATCATGCGCGTCCCGGCCGACGAGATCCGTTCCGCGCAGGTCGACCTGACGATTCTCGGCGGACGTGTTCGCTGGCGGAGAGAGTAA
- a CDS encoding M48 family metalloprotease: MSPMRTVQHQIRERVSVLVATAMLALLVACATNPVTGEREFNLMSEAQEIQIGQEMDPQVQREFGIYDDESLQKYVESIGLRMAKASERPDLPWHFTVVDSPAINAFALPGGYIYITRGILAYLNDEAELAGVLGHEIGHVTARHAAQQYTRATGAGAGLTLASIFLPEVRPFGQAAEASLGLLFLRHGRDDELQADQLGATYASHEGWDPQGVPGMLNTLGRVSEEQGKDGTPNWLLTHPQPEDRVARIQDTVQKLGAEGGGRWTTDRQGFLKRVDGVIYGDNPREGVVRGTQFLHPSLRFRVTFPEGWTVQNSPTLVVAQPKGGNAAMQLDVMEKVAGRNLEEAVVQDMRRAGFKPVAGGSTTINGLSAAQGTFQGRLQNVGDAGVLATYIRHASRVFRVLGVAPASAFETVGETFRKTARSFEPMSEADAERIRPNVVRLHTVRSGDTWESIAKGPGHGIVNASTLAVMNGTSASEGPRAGEVVKIVEEG, encoded by the coding sequence ATGTCTCCGATGCGAACAGTGCAGCACCAGATCAGAGAACGCGTATCGGTGCTCGTGGCGACTGCGATGCTGGCCTTGCTCGTGGCGTGCGCGACGAACCCGGTCACCGGTGAGCGCGAGTTCAACCTGATGAGCGAGGCCCAAGAGATCCAGATTGGCCAAGAGATGGACCCACAGGTCCAGCGCGAGTTCGGCATCTACGACGATGAGAGTCTGCAGAAGTACGTCGAGTCCATTGGCTTGCGCATGGCAAAGGCGTCGGAGCGACCGGATCTGCCGTGGCACTTCACGGTCGTGGACTCGCCCGCGATCAATGCGTTCGCCCTCCCTGGCGGCTACATCTACATCACCCGCGGCATCCTGGCCTACTTGAACGACGAGGCGGAGCTGGCCGGCGTGCTGGGGCACGAGATCGGCCACGTCACAGCGCGTCATGCCGCGCAGCAGTACACGCGGGCTACGGGCGCAGGCGCGGGCCTGACGCTCGCGAGCATCTTTCTGCCGGAGGTGCGCCCCTTTGGCCAGGCCGCGGAGGCCAGCCTTGGCCTGCTTTTCCTGAGACATGGCCGAGACGACGAGTTGCAGGCAGATCAACTCGGGGCGACGTACGCGTCACATGAAGGATGGGATCCGCAGGGCGTGCCTGGCATGCTGAACACGCTCGGCCGCGTTTCAGAGGAACAGGGCAAGGATGGCACACCCAACTGGCTCCTGACGCATCCTCAGCCGGAGGACCGCGTAGCAAGGATCCAGGACACGGTTCAGAAGCTCGGTGCCGAGGGTGGGGGACGCTGGACGACGGATCGCCAGGGCTTCCTGAAGCGCGTGGACGGCGTGATCTATGGTGACAATCCGCGCGAGGGCGTGGTGCGAGGAACGCAGTTCCTTCATCCTTCGCTGAGATTTCGCGTCACCTTCCCTGAAGGTTGGACCGTGCAGAACAGCCCGACACTGGTCGTGGCGCAGCCAAAGGGCGGGAACGCTGCGATGCAGCTCGATGTCATGGAGAAGGTGGCCGGACGCAACCTCGAGGAAGCCGTCGTGCAGGATATGCGCCGTGCAGGCTTCAAGCCGGTTGCTGGCGGATCCACCACGATCAACGGTCTATCCGCGGCACAGGGCACATTCCAGGGCCGGCTGCAGAACGTCGGGGACGCGGGTGTGCTGGCGACGTATATCCGCCACGCGAGCCGCGTATTCCGCGTGCTGGGCGTCGCACCGGCAAGCGCCTTCGAAACCGTGGGCGAGACGTTTCGCAAGACTGCGCGGTCCTTCGAGCCAATGAGCGAGGCCGACGCGGAGCGCATCCGTCCGAACGTCGTGCGTCTCCATACCGTGCGTTCCGGTGACACCTGGGAATCGATTGCCAAGGGGCCAGGCCATGGCATCGTCAACGCATCCACGCTCGCCGTCATGAACGGCACCAGTGCGAGCGAGGGGCCCCGAGCCGGCGAGGTCGTCAAGATTGTTGAAGAAGGATGA